From the Plasmodium vivax chromosome 5, whole genome shotgun sequence genome, one window contains:
- a CDS encoding hypothetical protein, conserved (encoded by transcript PVX_089685A), whose protein sequence is MGNTVPYNCYERWGKRTPDGPLLNYDPQTPNNGSLATLLENFNYESAEETYNGSAKKGHTPSQVYQGGGTPNSSVNTNNRSYNNSANINSNASYNSNANYNSSANYNNTNHITPKVVRNARRRPTYSPTARKINLETEEEEEEDKLSTDNSDEHISAKDIKEEKIKQYRKTLTKVVKIKTAIFHETVKVTCSKDGKMLEWYKGKAEGDGKKKPIGSFSLNKITSVRTKVDNLKSLEIAVSSVNISTYLFIFKTREERESWQNNLESFRKIMSMK, encoded by the exons ATGGGAAACACCGTTCCGTATAACTGCTACGAGCGGTGGGGGAAGAGGACCCCGGATGGGCCCCTCTTGAACTACGATCCGCAGACA cCAAACAACGGATCGCTAGCAACCCTGCTCGAAAACTTTAACTACGAATCGGCGGAAGAGACATACAACGGAAGTGCCAAAAAGGGTCACACACCAAGCCAAGTTtaccagggggggggaacccccaaCAGCAGCGTCAACACGAATAATAGAAGCTACAACAATAGCGCGAACATTAACAGTAATGCAAGCTATAACAGTAACGCGAACTATAACAGTAGCGCGAACTATAACAACACAAATCACATAACCCCCAAGGTGGTTAGAAATGCGAGGAGGAGACCCACGTATTCACCAACGGCGAGGAAAATAAACCTGGAAacggaagaagaggaagaggaggataaATTATCAACAGACAATTCAGATGAGCACATTTCAGCCAAAGAtataaaagaggaaaaaataaaacagtaCAGAAAAACGTTAAcaaaagttgtaaaaataaagacagCCATTTTTCATGAAACTGTTAAAGTTACTTGCTCAAAGGATGGAAAGATGTTGGAGTGGTACAAGGGAAAGGCAGAAGGGGacgggaagaaaaaaccaaTTGGATCATTTTctctaaataaaataacttcaGTACGAACCAAAGTAGACAACCTCAAGTCGCTAGAAATAGCAGTGAGTAGCGTTAATATAAGTAcctatttgtttattttcaaaaCGAGAGAAGAGAGGGAAAGCTGGCAGAACAACTTAGAGTCGTTTAGGAAAATTATGAGCATGAAGTAG
- a CDS encoding GTP-binding protein, putative (encoded by transcript PVX_089690A; Apicoplast targeted protein. Curated by Stuart Ralph, Walter and Eliza Hall Institute of Medical Research, Australia.), producing MITVCKAILIAATICYHVALSLVRQNRIDGNALLYVKEHARSFSHNCKKEKRVKRVKCVKCVKCVKCVKGINGGRKQWNVPLRMTDEKESDKTDKCTPVESLKFYGFSRIYEHFKLNKSESGVGRGDPPPSSEAASGAASSAASSATSNTASNTASNTANNITGSISESDTGEDPQPSSDAVKEQNNNLLVKDDPNRIQRMKFEDTQDYSSIFKEREKKTHVKTYVANIFQKLPKFKDNIKVIKDALLYLKFIEKGNLYLIKNVDRKTVNAEPYVDLDKEGGSKNAGSVRGTKKDKIKLELTSIYNNINKEKHTKKRICKECCIKVDLYTKMLSRPLNNIYNVHKNLKKYLHPFQYSLYENAITNFYKEGEAANSLSDVLNNILQIRKLITLTGKTYAGQMKYLKTCREIFSKLNEAIVDLNIILQSGRKWLDAYNSYIKCVRKIKYIDITKPAISIIGCTNVGKSSVLNSVTNAKSKVADYNFTTKEFNLGHYSFTSQNDVFTTQIMDLPGLINRPEEKRNLMEKLSLSSLKNIPSAVMYIFDPLKKDDHKFSSIKSQVDIRYYLRGLFPFRPWIDVVTKADLTTWDEINLPKDIKENALFISTEDKNSLLPLRQRINEVTFKLTDFLAKHTMEP from the coding sequence atgataaccGTGTGCAAGGCCATCCTAATAGCAGCGACCATTTGTTACCACGTAGCTCTTTCCCTTGTGAGACAAAACCGAATCGATGGAAACGCCCTGCTTTATGTTAAGGAGCACGCCCGTTCGTTCTCTCAcaattgcaaaaaggaaaaacgcgTAAAACGCgtaaaatgtgtaaaatgtgtaaaatgcgtaaaatgcgtaaaaggaataaacggggggaggaaaCAATGGAACGTCCCCTTGCGCATGACGGACGAGAAAGAAAGCGACAAAACGGATAAATGTACCCCCGTGGAAAGCCTAAAATTTTACGGCTTTTCCCGCATTTATGAGCATTTCAAATTGAATAAAAGTGAGTCAGGTGTTGGTAGGGGGGACCCACCTCCGTCCAGCGAGGCTGCCAGTGGCGCGGCCAGTAGCGCGGCCAGTAGCGCGACCAGTAACACGGCCAGTAACACTGCCAGTAACACTGCCAACAACATCACTGGCAGCATCTCGGAGAGCGACACTGGGGAGGACCCCCAACCCAGCAGCGACGCCGTGAAGGAACAAAACAACAACCTGCTAGTCAAAGATGACCCGAACCGAATCCAAAGAATGAAATTCGAAGATACCCAAGACTACAGCAGTATATTCaaagagagggaaaaaaagacccACGTCAAAACATACGTCGCGAACATCTTTCAGAAATTGCCCAAATTTAAGGACAACATAAAGGTAATTAAAGACGCTCTCCTGTACCTAAAGTTTATAGAAAAGGGAAAcctatatttaattaaaaatgttgacaGAAAAACGGTGAATGCAGAACCGTACGTCGATTTGGATAAGGAAGGCGGGTCCAAAAATGCAGGCTCCGTGAGGGGAAccaaaaaggacaaaataaaGCTAGAACTCACCAGCATTTATAAcaacataaataaagaaaaacacacgaaaaaaagaatctgCAAAGAATGCTGCATTAAGGTGGACCTATACACAAAGATGCTCTCTCGACCATTGAATAACATCTACaatgtacacaaaaatttaaagaagtATCTGCACCCATTTCAGTACAGCCTGTATGAAAATGCAATCACAAATTTCTacaaagagggagaagcagccaaCTCGTTAAGTGACGTCCttaataacattttacaAATTAGAAAGTTAATAACTCTCACGGGGAAGACATACGCAGGACAAATGAAGTACCTAAAAACTTGCAGAGAAATTTTCTCAAAACTGAACGAAGCTATCGTAGATCTGAACATCATCTTACAGTCAGGCAGAAAATGGCTAGATGCCTACAATTCGTACATTAAATGcgttagaaaaattaaatacataGACATTACCAAACCAGCCATTTCCATCATAGGGTGCACAAATGTAGGGAAGAGCAGTGTCCTCAATTCTGTCACCAATGCAAAGTCTAAGGTGGCTGATTATAATTTCACCACCAAGGAATTTAATCTAGGCCACTATTCCTTTACTAGCCAAAATGACGTATTCACAACCCAAATTATGGACCTTCCAGGATTAATTAATCGGCCTGAAGAGAAAAGAAACCTCATGGAGAAACTCTCCCTTTcctcattaaaaaatatccctTCAGCagttatgtacatttttgacCCTCTCAAAAAGGATGACCATAAATTCTCCTCCATCAAATCACAGGTAGATATTCGCTACTACCTCAGGGGGTTGTTTCCCTTCAGACCTTGGATTGATGTTGTCACCAAGGCGGACCTAACTACCTGGGATGAAATTAACCTCCCGAAAgatattaaagaaaatgccCTGTTCATCTCGACGGAAGACAAAAATTCGCTACTCCCACTGCGGCAGAGAATCAACGAAGTGACCTTTAAGCTAACCGACTTTTTAGCGAAGCATACGATGGAGCCATGA
- a CDS encoding hypothetical protein, conserved (encoded by transcript PVX_089670A) — protein sequence MTKPSEKNDSRLFRKLLHEKLTKNEMDDAFFYCKQVIGIAAGILSGILRIKGIWGFLFFFIFQFLTSFALYNKKIDENHFMDNYSIATSNVFVGLSAFLVSWITINTLLI from the exons atgacAAAaccaagtgaaaaaaatgacagcaGATTGTTTAGGAAGCTGCTCCACGAGAAATTGACAAAG AACGAAATGGAtgacgcttttttttattgtaagCAAGTGATAG GCATCGCAGCGGGGATACTCTCTGGAATTTTGCGCATTAAAGGCATTTGGggatttctcttttttttcattttccagTTTCTGACGTCCTTCGCCCtgtacaacaaaaaaatagatgAAAATCATTTTATGGACAATTATAGCATCGCAACGAGCAACGTATTTGTTGGGCTTTCTGCATTTCTG GTGTCATGGATAACCATCAACACGTTGTTAATTTGA
- a CDS encoding hypothetical protein, conserved (encoded by transcript PVX_089675A): MLSEYRNSKRKRTTAHKKMNYTRSAPLKGSPFTGLNNEKEIAENPKVHSSIREKQLKIAELMLYRKNDNVVKKNVNFLPPEKKEATEEKDDVDKANKFSISNASIADSLNKKLFGNRSTWNSKTKTPPDSFKSKSGEKLSILSNYRNTFAHKEDSTITNKVNESNKENLNDFLRMKSCAYSSKSKFFAQKKVSDISKKSYSAERIVSLNSKKSGEEVDASRRGISLMQRLGGGPTNRDAADESGDDLDDGSFWDLNEDMSNGEDRDSDDNRAGDHEDSAPNSHPADNQGNKPKRNELKKSKNESPTYKNNTRSYGFFKSRKSAKTSPSDENKAKDKKRKINSFFNFLNLKKRYNKRKNDLQAKNDKKKKNNSKEEEEMNCPSSDREKSSSSHPSKKNIKTFFCVK, encoded by the exons ATGTTGAGCGAGTACAGGAATTCCAAACGCAAGCGCACAACCGCACATAAGAAAATGAATTACACAAGGAGTGCGCCATTAAAAGGATCCCCCTTCACGG GGCTTaacaatgaaaaggaaattgCGGAAAACCCCAAGGTCCATTCATCCATAAGGGAAAAGCAACTaa AAATTGCCGAGTTAATGCTTTACAGGAAAAACGACAatgtggtgaaaaaaaatgtcaactTCCTCCCGccagaaaagaaagaagcgaCCGAGGAAAAGGACGATGTAGAtaaagcaaataaatttagCATATCCAACGCATCGATAGCCGACAGtctgaacaaaaaattatttggcAATCGTTCCACCTGGAACAGTAAGACCAAGACTCCACCTGATAGCTTCAAAAGCAAAAGTGGGGAGAAATTGTCTATACTAAGCAACTACAGAAATACATTTGCGCATAAAGAAGATTCGACCATTACTAATAAAGTGAATGAAAGTAACAAGGAGAACCTGAACGATTTTTTGCGAATGAAAAGTTGTGcatattcttcaaaaagtaaattttttgcgcaaaaaaaggtaagtGATATATCCAAGAAAAGCTATTCTGCGGAGAGAATAGTTTCCCTAAATTCGAAAAAATCAGGGGAGGAAGTAGATGCCAGCAGGAGGGGCATATCATTAATGCAAAGGTTAGGCGGTGGCCCTACAAACAGGGACGCTGCTGACGAGAGTGGTGACGACCTGGACGATGGGAGTTTTTGGGATCTTAATGAGGATATGAGTAATGGAGAGGATAGGGACAGTGATGATAACCGCGCTGGTGACCACGAGGACAGCGCTCCCAACTCTCACCCTGCAGACAACCAGGGCAATAAGCCCAAAAGGaacgaattgaaaaaaagcaaaaatgaatccCCTACGTATAAGAATAATACACGTTCCTACGGGTTCTTTAAAAGCCGTAAAAGTGCAAAGACGTCACCCAGTGACGAGAACAAGgcgaaagacaaaaaaaggaaaatcaattccttttttaattttttaaacctaaaaaaaaggtataataaaagaaaaaatgacctTCAGgccaaaaatgacaaaaaaaagaaaaacaattctaaggaggaggaagaaatgaacTGCCCTAGTTCAGACAGAGAGAAGTCTTCAAGTTCTCAtccaagcaaaaaaaacataaaaacctttttttgcgttaagtga
- a CDS encoding RNA binding protein, putative (encoded by transcript PVX_089680A) yields the protein MTPNDLASESSDADGSSKTRESQNDETEKKNIDDASKGSEVEDNCERREKRDRSSSRESYRPEKKKLCCCHEKGTSKCSSKSGKSGSTPKVKNSDTLSTASTGINECANSSESINEPFKFFIGGIPQNISNKYLIEYFEKYGPVQNAVIAQDHETKRNRGFAFVTMSSQINKDKILIDTHEFNGKRVDVREEHNTTPSDIQRKIFVGGLNYYWTKDTLESYFSAFGEIDVVQIVLDSSGRSRCFGFVVFANESSVAKVLKHRRHKIYDKMVEVRKAEPKKPKMAMKRQHTKSRSKFAHPPPFMAPFPCNKETMAHWANFMYNACGMPFLFNHRFQNMPDFYPNYGFYPNPMENSHPPDYNN from the exons ATGACTCCCAATGACCTTGCGAGTGAATCGAGTGACGCTGATGGATCTTCCAAAACGAGGGAGTcccaaaatgatgaaactGAGAAAAAGAACATAGACGATGCTTCCAAAGGCAGTGAGGTGGAAGACAATTGTGAGCGAAGAGAAAAACGGGATAGAAGTTCCTCTCGCGAGTCGTACAGGCCAG aaaaaaagaagctgtGCTGTTGTCACGAAAAGGGCACCTCCAAGTGCTCCAGCAAATCCGGGAAGAGTGGCTCAACCCCTAAGGTGAAGAATTCGGACACGCTAAGCACAG CCTCCACAGGAATCAACGAATGTGCAAACAGCTCGGAGAGCATAAATGAGccctttaaattttttatcgGTGGTATTCCACAGAACATCTCAAATAAG TACCTAATAGAATACTTCGAAAAATACGGGCCCGTGCAGAATGCGGTCATCGCGCAAGACCACGAGACGAAGAGAAACAGGGGATTTGCGTTCGTTACAATGTCATctcaaataaataaagataAAATCCTAATa GACACGCATGAATTCAACGGGAAGAGAGTGGACGTTCGCGAGGAGCATAACACGACCCCCTCAGACATCCAGCGTAAAATATTCGTAGGAGGACTGAACTACTACTGGACTAAGGACACCCTGGAGAG CTACTTCTCCGCCTTCGGCGAAATCGATGTAGTTCAAATTGTGTTGGATTCTTCGGGCAGATCCCGATGTTTTGGCTTTGTGGTCTTCGCAAATGAATCATCCGTGGCCAAAGTTCTGAAGCACAGGCGGCACAAAATATAC GACAAGATGGTCGAGGTTAGAAAAGCGGAGCCCAAAAAGCCCAAGATGGCCATGAAACGGCAACACACCAAAAG cCGCTCCAAGTTCGCGCACCCCCCGCCATTCATGGCGCCCTTCCCCTGCAACAAAGAAACGATGGCGCACTGGGCTAACTTTATGTACAACGCTTGTGGAAtgccctttttatttaaccacCGATTTCAAAACATGCCGGATTTTTACCCGAACTACGGCTTCTATCCCAACCCGATGGAAAACTCGCATCCGCCAGATTATAACAACTAG
- a CDS encoding hypothetical protein, conserved (encoded by transcript PVX_089695A): MRTVLFSGPFIPEINVGYNVQANGVSINFLKDPFCFRDKTMEIVNSKRSERGPSEGALPNGENEEAVNPVITVEATELQGYVYEGGRTIGEAAPYEDGLAYENDLAHEDDLAYEDGLTYENGLTYAGGLPRNSARFPHDESANKPGEVKNAPLHDDKMKYTLKSAERERLFEMPKLDIKKKYTVQTN, from the coding sequence ATGCGAACTGTCCTGTTCAGCGGCCCATTCATCCCTGAAATTAACGTCGGGTACAACGTGCAGGCGAACGGGGTCAGCATTAACTTCTTAAAAGACCCCTTTTGCTTCAGGGACAAGACGATGGAAATCGTGAATTCTAAGCGGAGTGAAAGGGGTCCCAGTGAAGGGGCACTTCCAAATggcgaaaatgaagaagcggtgaaCCCTGTGATAACCGTGGAAGCGACAGAATTGCAGGGATACGTTTATGAAGGTGGCCGAACGATTGGGGAAGCCGCGCCATATGAGGATGGCTTGGCATATGAGAATGACTTAGCACATGAGGATGACTTAGCATATGAGGATGGCTTAACATATGAAAACGGCTTAACATATGCAGGTGGCTTACCACGCAACAGCGCACGCTTCCCGCATGACGAATCTGCGAACAAACCCGGGGAAGTGAAGAATGCCCCTCTCCATGACGACAAAATGAAGTATACTCTGAAAAGCGCAGAAAGGGAAAGGCTCTTCGAAATGCCGAAGcttgatataaaaaaaaaatacacagtCCAGACGAATTAA